GTGGACCTGCTGTGGACCATGGAGAAAGCACAGAAGTGGTGTGTAAGGCCTGAGTGGGTCCATCTGGACTCTGCACCCTTTGCCAGCCTCCTGCGTAACATGGGCAGCCTGACCGGGCTGGGCCTGGGTCTGCACTCACCGCTCTACAAAGGCACCAAGAAGAGCACAAGTACCACTTTCAAAATGGGATGTATTACTGTCTCCTTATTCCTACTCCAGCTGTTGGATGGCTggacattttcttctgaaaaccATAAGATTTTCTATTTCCTCTCTTTTGGTAAGAGTACAGTGGCACTTTTAATTCCAACCACATTGGTTCCTTGGGCTCTCTGTTGGCTTttcaagggggaaaaaaaagataagaaacagTGATTCAGGCTTCTTAGGGCTGAGAATGAATTATGAGTTATTTTTTCTTAGATTGTGTGCAAAACTTCTAGGATAATAtcattgcactgcaaaaatcaaaatcttactaagtgtatttttctcatttctagtcaaaatatctcatcacacttaaaataagacataatcccctaaagagtaacttttcagtgagatataacaacttgtttttagacaaaagatcttgaaaatcttacttcaagaaatctcaccaagatcattttcatgtcttccattggcagatatttttttcttgaattaagcaaaaaaaatcttgaattaagcaaaacatctgtcaatggaacaagtgaaaattatctttgtgagatttcttgaaataagattttcaagatcttttgtctttgtcttcatctttttgtccaaaaataagttcttacatctcactgaaaagttacactttgggtgactatgtcttattttaagtgtgatgagatatttttgactagaaatgaaaaaaatacacttggtaagatttagattttttccagtgtgttgtCAGCAGATCTGTTACATAAATCATTACCGGTTTATTTTGTCTGTATTTAGTCTTTTactcttgaaatttttttttattcaggacATCATTCTCTTTCTTTATAAAAAAGAGTGAATATTAGCTTTCTTCAAAAGTGTGGATTCTCAAAAATATCAAGATTTCCATACATTGGCAGTGAGCTCATTTGTAAGAAAAGGTGCTTTGCTTTTTTCCAGTTGAGAAACTACACAAAACAAAATGTGGTTTGGATTCTTAATAAAACAGTTTTGTATCTATTTGTTTTCTAAAGACTGGTGGTTATTTTAGAAGTCCCACCCTGCCATATCGTGTTTCTCAGAATGTCTCAGACTGATACTGATTAATTCTCTGGCAGGAACAACCATTAAATATTAACTAGAGCATGCTCCCTTCACTCGCCAGTCCCACATAGTGACACTGACTTTCACCACAGCCATAAGCTTTCAAGAGAGTGATGGAGGGTCAAGGGGCAGACTGCATTACAGACAACACGTGTGTCCCCTGAGTGTACATTGTTCAGGTAACCTATCATGAATGGTTGTATCGTGAACAGATCAGCAGAATTGTGGTCACTATCACAACGTAGTTCCTTTCCAACAATGCTAATTAGACTATAAACCTATTTGGCAAATGGTAGCAATTTAACACATCCTTAATCATGTCACCTACAGTCCTTGAAATAAGTAATGATGTAACATATTTAATTGTGatatatttttctcacatcatcTGTTATTTAAAAACATAAAGGTGGTGAGACAGGGACAATGTCCACTTACTGTATGAACTAACATACAGTATGACCCTCCTGATGACATAATAAACGTGGCCGTGTGACATTTTCCAACAGCAAATCTCCCTTAAGTCTACCTTATCTCTAACTGGTCTGTTAACCCTTTTCCGGTGCTTATCTAATGAAAGTCATATaggacacatatacatatacagctTTAAAAAATAATCAGAGCACTGTGACACAATAGTAAAAAATTAACATGTTACAGAAATGTAAAGAAATTGGGGTTTTCCTATGTGCAAATATAAGAAATCTACATGAAATGTTTGATAGGCAAATTTATCAAGAAATGCGCTCTGTTTCATTCATGACAACAAAAAGTCTGTTTTCTCAATAAGTAACATAGTATAAAAAACATCTGTTAAAAAAATAATGTAGAAAAAGTTATACTCTAATAGCTAAATATCAGAAGTTCATGTTGAAATGCTATTACATTGAATTTGTGCAGAAATCACATGTGGatgattatttccaaagctgcacTACAAATTATTcagttcttaccaagataaaaaaaaaacaactttgattTAGAAGTATTAGATAAttcatcttgttttaagagttaatttcttattttatgtggtcatacatctgtagacatacttatttctagatttaactgtcttaattcaagaaaactTGTCATGTGAATTTATCTTTctacatggacagatatttcacttttttttttttttgagtacctTTTTGCTCAGATTTAGTGTTTATCTTGTTTCTAGACACCTGTTTTTTGCCATGTGCGTATGATCCTGCTCTAAATGGTTAAACTGCACTATGCATTTTAGTCACAGATCAGACAAAGCAGAACATTACACAAGTCTATGGGGTTTAATCTAGTTTACATATATGGCACAGCTTGTGCAGAGCTGTTGTTTTCCCAACCTAGTTTTTGGTTTCCATGTCTAATCTCTGTCTCATCAGAAAAACAACCTGACAGTCCAAGTTTGAGATAGAATGTCAGGTGTATGGTGACATGTCTGTAGTGTTCAATGTTATGCTATTGCTTGTTCAGTTTAACTGTGATGTAGCAATTACCAGAAACACCTCAAACAGAAGTGGTGGAATTGCTGTTAAGTATAATCAAATATTGTGTAATACTGTTGTACTTCATAGATTTACCAAAATATCAGATTTGTCTCTAGGAGATCGaacatttgtttttataaaaaatattaattaaaaagcCATATATCTGTTTGCTGTGTCTGTCCACCAACTATTTAATTCACCATGTAACCTTTACCTCAGTATGTCTCATGTTCTACTATCTGGCAGCACAAAGTGTCCTCTGAAATTCCAAACAGATGCTAGATATGTGCAACAGTGACACCTacaggctaaaaaaaacaaacctagaATCTTTCAGGAGTATTTTGAGTATGTGCATAAAAAATAGCCAACTGTGGTGAAACAAACATCCCAAAAATCATTCAAAAACTCTTatcaaaaaacattttattcaataGTCAATGCCTTGTAACATAGGAGATACTTTGGTGACACTTTATATTCACGCAGACAATAAGCCTTGGTATTCATAGATAACTTCATTACTTAATCTCTATCATTAAAAGAAGAGCTTTGATatgttagactgtaattgaccATCATGACAGAAGTCTAATatcttaaataaaaaaacaaaatgagtttgtttgtttttaagcaTTCACTGACGCAATGGGCTTGAAACACATGGGCACGCTCCTGAATTTCTCAAGAGCTATAGAAGAAGCCATATCACAAAAGATCTGAGGagaaaatgtttaattaaaattaaaaaatacatagcGCATTTCCATTGTCTATGAACTATCTCTCTGTTTTCTGAGAGAATAATGATGTCTTCAAAAGGTTTAAAATAAGAAGATattttacagataaaaaaaaaaaaaaaaaacatgaatgtgTGTATAGTGTCCATCTATGACATCTATGTGTGTACTGGGCTGAGTTGATTGTACTGAAGGATGTGAACGTCTAGTAGTCGTcctgtggacctggaccaggCTACTGCAGCTTGACAGACATGGCGGGGAGACGGGGGGCGGAGGATGAGAGGTGGAGGCTGTGACGGCTAGGTGAACATCAGTACAATGCGTCAGTATTACTGCTTCGAGGCCTCTTGATCTTCTCAATGTTCTTCAGAATCATGTCATGTAACGTTACCTTTGAACGAAAAACAAAGATGATACTGCAACTGTCACCAAGAGGAAAGATATTAAAAATACTTTTGTCATAATTTTATTATGCCGAGACAAATAGGGGCTACAACATACGTATTGATTTCTGAGCTCCGATACTATGATCTTCAGACTGATGTATTCCTTCTCGTCGATCTCTGTTACTGTGCGCCGATAATCCTCCTAGCAAAAAAGTTACAATGGATTAATTTTAAGTCTTTATTGAAAGTTAACAAGTAGCCCATTATATTAAACCATAACACTGGATTGTGGCCTGAAATTCTTAAATATTCAGAATATCTAGTCATATTTACTTACCACATGTGGATATTTTGCTATTTTAGAAACCAGCTTTGCTCTTGTGATGTAGtatctaaaataaaaatgaaaatgacaaagtcTAATAAATGTCTGAAACCAACTTGTATGCGAAATCTCACGTAATGTGATGGGACTATCCACAAACCTTGATATCTGATCGAGGTAGGATGCCGCCTCCCCTTCGACTGttctgagttcagctactgtctCCTCCTGGATTGACACTCCAAAGTTGTTGCCGTCCTCTATTCTGGGGATGAGCAACTGAACCCACATTTTGACCTGCagaaaaacaaaccaaccctgAACTGAGATGTACTCATATTTACACAACAGTGTTACTTTCTGGGCAGAGTTTGTTCAGCACACTGAGTAGTCTGGCAACAGCCTGCATGCATGCAAAGGGGAGAGCAAAAGACTGCACTTGTTAATTAAATTACATGGAGATTCCTTGGAGAGGTTTTATCTAGATATGGTAAGTAGGATTAATTTGCTATCTACACAAGTAAAAACACAAATTCTCCAAATACTTTTTTAGACAAAAGTTTTCCCTCATGAATGTGTCTTCTACTTCTTCAATCTGCATTATTCCATAGTAAACCAGACTTACTGTGTTACATTTCTCTATGAGTGTCCTGATCTCTGGTTTGACTTTTTCAATAAGATCAACAAGGTTAGCGTTGCTCTTCATCATCCCACCAGGCATAACGAAGACCTTGGTACCAGTCACTAGATATGAAAGAAAGTTTAAACATGAGAAAGAATGTATGATTATGTACAGAAagactaacaaaacaaatatactgttacattgccattttaacacaggaaaaccAGGATGACATTTTAATGACAGTGCATAGAGATTCCTATCTAGATAACATAGAATTATATGTTAAGAGCCATAGTAAACCCTGACTATAAAGGTAAGTCTATTTGACCCTTTTAATTGTCTTTTACTCACCCAtgtcctctcctcctccatcttctagctttctcttttttgcattttgctgtgaaaatagaaaaaacatAATATGGAAACATTGTACAACACTACTTGTAATTAAAGGACGTTAAAAAATTGGAATACTCCAGTTTCTTCAAATATCAAGAACATAACATGTTGCACACTtctaatacccctcagccaaatattgTTATTATGCCATTGAAGACAtgtcgccatttgaccttgaaaaagtaggtcaaggtaaCTTGTATTCAATAGGCTTCTGGTCCATGCCAAGATACAGCCACAGTACGAATTTGGTGCAGATCTCTCAGGGCATTCTTCACATAATGCAACAATGTCGttcaatggacagacagatggatgacaaaacgattacaatacccttcGGGCCacagttggctgaggggtaagaaaaaggcagaaaattgaGTAACATGCATGACTTAAAGGATATATGTCATGAGTGTCATTGATAAAAATTCAGATCTTTCAGTTACCTCAGTCGCAAAGATCAAAACATGAACTCCAGCCTACATTTAACAACCATGCACAAGTAGTGCTACACCAGTTTCAATTGAATATTGACATTTATTTTAATACTGTTTACACCAATGACAAAGAGCAACACATAGAACTTAACAGGCAAACAAAAGATATTCATTCTACCATAACATGAcctgttatttgactgtaattaaaaTTAGCCATTTGAAAGTTCATCTCACAGAGATATTGTTCAGCAGTGGCCATCTGAATCAGTGTAGGGAGGTGCAGTAGGCATAAAATGTGTTTTGGTAGGTTGACCAAAAAACAGCATTGAAATATGGCGCTGAGTCCCTGACAAACAAAATAGGAATGTTTCGGTTGAATGGTCTTCTTTAGTATGCCTGATAATAAATGTCTGTAGCTCTTTATCTGGAAGTGAAAAATACCATAATCAAAAACACCTTACCGCTTCTAGACCGTCATGCAGGTTTGGTAGCAAGATTGGGTCCGGCACCGTCAAGTTTATTTCTGAATGTATCTCCTTCAGTTCAGTGATGTTTATGATG
The nucleotide sequence above comes from Sphaeramia orbicularis chromosome 19, fSphaOr1.1, whole genome shotgun sequence. Encoded proteins:
- the psme3 gene encoding proteasome activator complex subunit 3; the protein is MSSLLKVDNEIKTKVDAFRERITAEAEDLVANFFPKKLLELDHFLKDPIINITELKEIHSEINLTVPDPILLPNLHDGLEAQNAKKRKLEDGGGEDMVTGTKVFVMPGGMMKSNANLVDLIEKVKPEIRTLIEKCNTVKMWVQLLIPRIEDGNNFGVSIQEETVAELRTVEGEAASYLDQISRYYITRAKLVSKIAKYPHVEDYRRTVTEIDEKEYISLKIIVSELRNQYVTLHDMILKNIEKIKRPRSSNTDALY